In a single window of the Litorilituus sediminis genome:
- a CDS encoding winged helix-turn-helix domain-containing protein, with protein MTTSTSDTSHIIEKTALAKLVLNQLELNPGNRKVFFHQQEVTLTGLEFNLLIELLQNAGDIVSRETIAEKVFRRKIHQCDKSINSHIANIRRKLLAIDSSQPIKTVRGLGYVCLLQC; from the coding sequence ATGACGACTAGCACATCTGATACTAGCCATATCATTGAAAAGACAGCATTAGCGAAACTCGTGTTAAATCAACTTGAGCTTAACCCGGGTAATCGAAAGGTATTCTTTCATCAACAAGAAGTTACCCTAACAGGCTTGGAGTTTAATTTACTTATTGAATTGCTGCAAAATGCGGGTGATATTGTCTCACGCGAAACCATTGCTGAAAAAGTCTTTCGCCGAAAAATTCATCAATGTGATAAGAGTATTAATAGCCATATCGCCAATATACGTAGGAAACTATTAGCCATTGATAGCAGTCAACCGATAAAAACGGTACGTGGCTTAGGTTATGTTTGTTTATTGCAGTGCTAG
- the ftnA gene encoding non-heme ferritin: protein MLKTEMVKKLNQQLNLEFYSANLYLQMSAWCEEKGFAGAAKFLSEHAKEEMDHMHRLFTYVSETGALPIIGAIDAPPHDFETLGQLFELTYEHECLITERINDLAHEAFSNKDYSTFNFLQWYVAEQHEEETLFKGILDKINLVGDDGHALFFVDKDLAEMAQGGNTSIMTDANA from the coding sequence ATGTTAAAAACGGAAATGGTAAAGAAGTTAAACCAACAACTTAACTTAGAATTTTACTCAGCTAACTTGTATTTACAAATGAGCGCTTGGTGTGAAGAAAAGGGCTTTGCGGGCGCAGCGAAATTCTTAAGTGAGCATGCAAAAGAAGAAATGGATCACATGCACAGATTATTCACTTACGTCAGTGAAACGGGTGCATTACCTATTATTGGTGCTATTGATGCACCACCGCATGATTTTGAGACTTTAGGTCAATTATTTGAACTTACTTATGAGCACGAGTGTTTGATCACTGAGCGCATTAATGACTTAGCGCATGAAGCTTTTTCTAATAAAGATTACTCTACCTTTAATTTCTTACAGTGGTATGTTGCTGAGCAGCACGAAGAAGAAACCTTATTTAAAGGCATTTTAGATAAAATTAACTTAGTGGGCGATGACGGCCACGCGTTATTCTTTGTTGATAAAGATTTAGCTGAAATGGCTCAAGGCGGTAACACTAGCATAATGACAGATGCTAACGCCTAG